The Brassica rapa cultivar Chiifu-401-42 chromosome A10, CAAS_Brap_v3.01, whole genome shotgun sequence genome segment TACTCGTGATTTCAGATTCTTGTTAAGATTTTCGTGTTGTACTTCCCCACAAAGTCATAGTTCAAAACATATTCTAAAGGTAAATTATAGACTTAGTTTGTCCTTTTCTCTACTGTCAATTAGGTTGTTTCAGTACTAATCCCTAAGACCAGAAGAAATATACAAGATTAatagttaaattttaatttaataaataaatctttCAGTTGAAAAAAGATATAACAAACCGAATATTCTTTTATTCCTCACCCATATTGGAACACACCTGAGTGGTGCATCACATGGGATTACAACACCACACACACATTCACACACAGCACACATCGTAATTAAAGACactaaacaaaaccaaaatgaaaacaaacttAACGAAGCACAAAGACAATTAATAGAGTAAGATAGTAATAATCTGCTGATTCCGAGGGGAACCGAAGCTTGCCAAAGGATCGAAGTTGCCCAAACGAGGGATAACAAAAGACAAATCAAGCTTGTCTTCATCAACCTTCATGCAATCTTCATCATTCCATTCACACACAATCCACATCATAATCATCACCATAACGATAATGATAATGATTATGATGAGGATTATCATTCAGACAACACCCACACGTAAAACACAATTCATAATCAAAATCTACAAgagatctcttcttctttcttcttaccTTTTGTGTGAGCGCTCTTGTGTTTTTGGCCATCCCCTAAAGAAAATCTGAACCTCTCAAAAAACCCTTTATGGTTAGATCTTCTGATTGAGTCAGAGGATTCTTCTTCATTTCTTTAGGGGATGGCCATAGTTTGTGTGTTTTGTGTTGTGCCAAAGAGAGTTTCAACAATGGATGCTGTTAGGGTTTTATGGCTCCTCTCTTTGTCTTTGGTCTTGGAGACACATTAAAAGAGAAATTGAAAGCACCCATTACATAAGCCATAGTGTTCTTTCCACTTTTTctttaaatactttttttttcaataattaATCAGCTCAGTGTAACCATTGTACCGCGTGTCTGTtgataatagttatattttgttTGTCCTAAACTGTATATGAAAACGAATACAAATCTAACGTAGTTTATATATTAGTAGACCGACATTAAAACTTTATGAACGATGCATTTATATGTAGAAATGTATTATGAGTTCAAAATATACGTCTCTACAAGTTATTTTAAGTGagaataaaatgaaatattggAAAAAGATGAATAGATTATTGGTGTAAAGGGGAATAAAAGTATGTAATGTCATTGGTGTAAGGATGACATTGAAAGaaatcaaattaatatattggGAAAAAGTGGAGGAGATGATGTAAATGGGAAAGTCTATGTAAAGATGTTGGGAGAATTCGCATCTTCTAAGAGGAATATGCCATTACCAAACTTAACAAAAAGATATGCCATTACCAAACATGTGTTTAAAACAACAAACACATCTCACCACTCATTATTTTACTAAAAAGTATGAATGTAGCTCGACTTGTATTGTCTTGTCCGGTTCAAGAACAATGGTGTGGTAGTTTTTTAAttgctaaaaaaatatttgggtcTTTGCATTAGTATTCTAAGTCTATGTTTTTTTATATGACCCAAACCAAATTTCTAGGAGTAGAAGTTTTCGCCTTATGGGACATTTGAAAGGTGGTTTACTGTTTAGTGAcaacatttttattaaatacCAGAAGCTAATAAATACAGATATGTAAGCCATGCTTATTTCAAAACGTGAACGTTATACAAAAGAGAAATAACTCGTTTCCAAGTAATTTACACACTCATcactaaaaaaaatacaaacaaacaaacacaaattgTCGACACTCCATATACAACGGAGACAGAAGAGAAGTAGTTTGACAGAAATTTACCTTACACAATTAGCTTTGGTTTGTTTGATTTTACCGTCGTGGTTCATTCATAGACTTTCCTTCAAACAACTCACCCAGCAATCTCTCAAGATCTTCAGCTGTATACTTTATGTATCTCTGAGAATTCTTCCCACTCTCAACCAGAGGCCTACAACGAATCATCAGTTTAAATCTCTTTAAGGTTTACATTTTGATACTAAAAATATGTTGAAAAGCTTTTGCAGGTAAGAGAGAAAAAGGATTTTACCCAAAGCGTTTGAGGAATGATCTATAAGCAGGCAATAATACTTCAGCAACAGCAAGTCTTAGTGACTCTCTTAGCTCTGTGTCTGGAACTGTCCATTGCGATTGTCTTTGATGCAACTCATCAAATTGCATATTGAACATCTTGAACCTGTTccattttttcaatattttaaaattcatcaatatataaatactgattttctgataaattaatatataaacatttcgTTTTTTGGTAGTATTTGAAGGCTTACCTCTCTTTCAATAACCCTCTTGAAACTCCGCTGCTGTTTCCTCCCTCTACACTTCCTCCTCCGGACGAGGTCAACCCTTGCGCCGACGAGGTTTGTAATATCTACAAAAATATACATCGTTTTCATTTTATCCCTAGTTTCTTAGTAAACCATATTATAAGGATTTTAAAACAGATACTTTTAGTGTATAGAGTTAGACATATAGATCGAACCTTTGTCCAAGCAGTCCTTTTGTATAGGTTTGCATGTTGCTGAACGACACGCCTATGCCTTTGAACCCAATCATCGCCTAACAAATCCTTAGCTTCAGACCTGAAAACATTTATGATATCAATAAAACCAAACTGAATGCGTTTTTATAAACCGTGATCGGTCTTCAAACGACGAAACTGAACCCACCTGCGCACAGATCTAACCATATAATGTATGTTGTTCATCAAGAACAAGTGTGTCAGTGCTTGATCTTTGTACTGTTTCGATTTTCCCTCCAGGTTGTTTTGAAGCGCCTGCATTATCCTCATTGTTACGGATGCAAGCTGAGAGTTCGAGTCGTCTCCATTTCCAAATTCCGAGAAAAGTTGCTTCAAAGTCGCTTGGTAGCTGACACCAACGAACATCAATGAATCATTAACAGAAGCATGGAAAGAGACAAATAAGTTCTAACCAAGTAGCAGgatgaaggagaaggagaagtagATATATATGCGGTACTTACTCGAATAAGAACTTGACATAGTTGATGACATAGCTTGTTAGTGGGTGGACAGTCCCATCTAGAACAGCAGTCTTTGTAGCATCTTTTTCTACAGCTTCTTCGAAGTCACCAAATGTTTCCTGAGCAGTCTGAGCCAGCCGCTTTGTCAACCCCGTAGCAGAGTTTCTAATTTCAAGGCATGCTTTACCTTTGAAAATTGTCTCAATCTGTCCATGGACACAAATTCATGAGTTTGTAAATCATTAAATGTGAGTCAAAGCAGAAAATTAGACGTTTGTATCATCTTGTATTCTAATATTTCACCTTACTACTAGCTTATACAAATCAAATACAGGTTCAATGGTGAATCAAGCATGTACgaaaaaaacagaaaagtaGCATAAATATCAGAACAATCCACCAAAAGCTGAAGCTAGAGAAGAAATTTTCCATTTAACAGAAGATTCTTCCATATATAGCTACTAAAGTGAGAAACATATTACCTCTGTATGAAGCTCCCGCATTATCTCATACATGTCTAACAGTACAAACAACTTTTCTGGAGATCTCTTGCTTCTAGCTATGGCATCCCCAAAGCTAAGTAGCATTGAGACACTGCTCACTGTAACTTCTGCAAAACACTGATCACTAAGAGAATCGAAGCCTCGGAATATCTGGTCACATACTTGCCTTTCTCCGGCAAAGAGCAATTTAACCTGTTGAAAGTATCTGGAGTTAGGAACCTACGTAACATGTTACAAAAATTGCAAATCTTAACTAGCATTCTTACAGCAATGCGCATGAAATGGATCCAATTTCCAATTTTGGCCTCCAAAACTTCCCACTGCATCCTCTGAACATCCTCTTTGCTAAGTTTTTCAACTCCCAATTTCCTTAAGCTCTCTTCCAATACAAAAGTACGTGTTTCTCTGAAAAAGAACATAAAAGATTGAACAGAAGGATATCAAAATTATAACAGAGCAATATTTGGCAATGGATTGTATAATATAAGGGATGAATGGCCCAGAATCAATTCACCTATAAATTTGTAGCAGCAGTTGCTGGTGACCAGCTTGAACCATTTGCTGAGCCAAATCATGCAAAAGTGGCAACACCCTTGATGGAATGAGGACTGGAAGTGTATAAGCAGCAGTTTCTGAGTCATCGTTATGGTGTCCTCCGTGGGCTTTTCCATTACCCTCACCGTCTGCGGATGGTCTCAGTGAGTTAGGAAGGCCATCAAAAAGGCGATCAGGCTCCACAGCTTTGCTGATTATATCAaggataaataaaaaaaagggaaTGAGAATAAGATGAATGCAGTTATCTGAGGAAGACACAAAAATTAGACTTTAAAACTCCAATTTCTCGGTAACATGACCAGTATCCTAAGGAGCTTTTACACTGAAGTGTTAGTTTTAAGAAACACATACTTGACAACTCCGATAatccagaaaataaaaatgtcatttcaAGATACTGATTTTATGCTTGCAAGAGGGGTAAAGAAGTAGAAAAAGTAGCAAAAAATCAACAACTAGCAATGTTCCCAGAAGTTAAAGAGTAGAAACCATAGATATAGCATACACGAGCATAAATTTTGAAAGCCGAACCATGTAATTTAGTCTTAATATGAAGTTCtacatatgcatatatatagtaAGACACTCAACAATGCGTTCTAAAAACCTGTTTAGGTAAAGAAGCACAAACCTGTAAGAAACTAGCAACTGTTTAAACTCCTCCTCCAGCTTAGACTGAGCTTTAGCAAGCAAGCTATTAGCATGGTTGAGGACTCCATCACTGTTCTTAAAGCCTTTGTTGCTGCTAAAATAACGAATAACTTTTCTGAGTTGAGCTATTGCCTCCAAATAACTCTCCAGGTCCTCATGTGGCCCCTTGAGTACTTTAGTCTCTGCCTAGAAATGAATCGAAagcataataaataaaaaaaccgGTTTCaagtataaaaaataatagCAAGCTAAACCTTAATATAATTAGAAGTAGGAATATTCAGTTAGGTTTCTAAGAATCTAAAATCCATACAAAGGTAGCCTCTCACATAGAAAGATCAAAATTCTAAATCCCTTCGGAGTTACAGTCTACAAAGTCTACATAAGATATCATTTGAGTGAGTGAGAAACTCTACAAGAAGCTAAACACTAATCCAATCTCTGCTCAAGCTCAAGCTCAAGATCAATCTTATCTAAATCGTCCGATCCTAACTACAAATGAATGAAACAAACCTGACGGAGGAGATCAAACTGAGACAGAATAACCTCAGCGGATTTGAGAGTCTTATCAATATTCTCGTGAGCTTTCCTTATCGCATGCGTCCTAATCTGAGATTTACCAACACACACAGTCAACCAATAATCTCGATCAAGTCAGCGAAAGTTTCCTCGAGAAATttaaatccagatctggatAGGGGGAAGATGATACTGTTACCTGAGTGGGACGCATGGCGGATTCGAGAGCGGAGAGACGGCTATCGAAGGAGCCGAGGATGGAGACGACATTATCGGTGATGGTTTGACTCTTCTGGAGAGACTCTCTCATCAGCACAGCTCTCTCGCTGAGCAGATCCATTCCGCTATCGACGGCCATGGCGAATCTAAGAAGCTGATGAAATTGCTTTTCTTCGCCGTCGATTAGCGaagttgaagaggagaaagaaagagagacgacttgtgttttttcatattttatttaagaaaatatagtaatttaaaaaaaataatacagtAATTTTCTCAAGCGTGTACGTTACGCGCGTTTGTGGAGCAGATGGGCATGTAATAAAGAACCTTGGCCCGCAAAGTTAAAGGCTATGGCCCAATCTCAAAACAGCCCATTAAATATTACGGCCGAGTACTCGGATAATAGAGGGGCTCTACATcgaaataaaatatatcaaaacaatttataattatattaagttTCAAGAAAAATtaggaaagaaaaaataaattgtattaaGTTTCCTAAATATATCAAGACATTTTGTTGCTCCATTTGTTAGGCATTCTAAGTATCATTTACACTCCATCTTTAATGGTTTATCCACAAATAAAGCATTCAACACACAACATATAACAATAGTACATCAACGCAATTCGATCAACGTACTAAAAAAAATGACATACTCACTCCCTTTTTTTTGTATAAGTCGTTTTAGGAAAACttttatgttccaaattatatgacatttgcggttttctatgtaaaatttattaacacttaatattatatgagcaatgataatatactttctattttattattggttggtttttggttaggtaaataattaatgatgtttttgtttagaaaacataaaaaattaatgattgtttaatctacgtgcataattctaaaacgatttatattaaaaaacggagaaAATATCATCTAATTTTTTCCGCTTCCCaacactgattttttttaaaattaatttaacatcTTTGGTTCTCAATGGGATATCATGTGTCTTCGCTTGAACATAATCTAATCAAGTCACCTAAAGTGCATAACCAAAGTTGTAACGagaaataaatgtaaaaatcgCCTCTCCATTATAAGAAATTTCAAGCACTTCACTAGAGTAATGTAATTACATCTA includes the following:
- the LOC103847376 gene encoding exocyst complex component EXO70A1 isoform X1 — translated: MAVDSGMDLLSERAVLMRESLQKSQTITDNVVSILGSFDSRLSALESAMRPTQIRTHAIRKAHENIDKTLKSAEVILSQFDLLRQAETKVLKGPHEDLESYLEAIAQLRKVIRYFSSNKGFKNSDGVLNHANSLLAKAQSKLEEEFKQLLVSYSKAVEPDRLFDGLPNSLRPSADGEGNGKAHGGHHNDDSETAAYTLPVLIPSRVLPLLHDLAQQMVQAGHQQLLLQIYRETRTFVLEESLRKLGVEKLSKEDVQRMQWEVLEAKIGNWIHFMRIAVKLLFAGERQVCDQIFRGFDSLSDQCFAEVTVSSVSMLLSFGDAIARSKRSPEKLFVLLDMYEIMRELHTEIETIFKGKACLEIRNSATGLTKRLAQTAQETFGDFEEAVEKDATKTAVLDGTVHPLTSYVINYVKFLFDYQATLKQLFSEFGNGDDSNSQLASVTMRIMQALQNNLEGKSKQYKDQALTHLFLMNNIHYMVRSVRRSEAKDLLGDDWVQRHRRVVQQHANLYKRTAWTKILQTSSAQGLTSSGGGSVEGGNSSGVSRGLLKERFKMFNMQFDELHQRQSQWTVPDTELRESLRLAVAEVLLPAYRSFLKRFGPLVESGKNSQRYIKYTAEDLERLLGELFEGKSMNEPRR
- the LOC103847376 gene encoding exocyst complex component EXO70A1 isoform X2; protein product: MAVDSGMDLLSERAVLMRESLQKSQTITDNVVSILGSFDSRLSALESAMRPTQIRTHAIRKAHENIDKTLKSAEVILSQFDLLRQAETKVLKGPHEDLESYLEAIAQLRKVIRYFSSNKGFKNSDGVLNHANSLLAKAQSKLEEEFKQLLVSYSKAVEPDRLFDGLPNSLRPSADGEGNGKAHGGHHNDDSETAAYTLPVLIPSRVLPLLHDLAQQMVQAGHQQLLLQIYRETRTFVLEESLRKLGVEKLSKEDVQRMQWEVLEAKIGNWIHFMRIAVKLLFAGERQVCDQIFRGFDSLSDQCFAEVTVSSVSMLLSFGDAIARSKRSPEKLFVLLDMYEIMRELHTEIETIFKGKACLEIRNSATGLTKRLAQTAQETFGDFEEAVEKDATKTAVLDGTVHPLTSYVINYVKFLFDYQATLKQLFSEFGNGDDSNSQLASVTMRIMQALQNNLEGKSKQYKDQALTHLFLMNNIHYMVRSVRRSEAKDLLGDDWVQRHRRVVQQHANLYKRTAWTKILQTSSAQGLTSSGGGSVEGGNSSGVSRGLLKERFKMFNMQFDVNIFLVSKCKP